A genomic segment from Cyanobium sp. NIES-981 encodes:
- the petA gene encoding cytochrome f → MRRPFSLLLGSLLGFLVLLGAAAPSWAYPFWAQQNYASPREATGKIVCANCHLAKKATRVEVPQAVFPDTVFKAVVEIPYDTSVQQVSGDGSGTGLNVGAVVMLPDGFTLAPQDRMSEELKEETAGVFYSQYSDDQPNILLVGPLPGDQHQEIVFPVLAPDPATDSSIHFGKYQLHIGGNRGRGQVYPTGEKSNNAVFTASAAGTVASITPADGGGTVVEISTADGSSVSETIPAGPTVTAAVGDVVAAGAALTNDPNVGGFGQVDAEVVLQNPVRIYGLLAFFAAIAVAQIFLVLKKRQVEKVQAAEGIV, encoded by the coding sequence ATGCGCCGCCCCTTCTCCCTGCTGCTCGGCTCCCTGCTCGGTTTCCTCGTTCTCCTCGGGGCCGCGGCCCCGAGCTGGGCCTACCCCTTCTGGGCCCAGCAGAACTACGCCAGCCCCCGCGAAGCCACCGGCAAGATCGTCTGTGCCAACTGCCACCTGGCCAAGAAGGCCACCCGGGTGGAAGTGCCCCAGGCCGTCTTCCCCGACACGGTGTTCAAGGCGGTGGTGGAAATCCCCTACGACACGTCCGTGCAGCAGGTGTCCGGTGACGGCAGCGGCACCGGCCTCAACGTGGGCGCCGTGGTGATGCTGCCCGATGGATTCACCCTGGCCCCGCAGGATCGGATGAGCGAGGAACTCAAGGAGGAGACGGCCGGCGTCTTCTACTCGCAGTATTCCGACGACCAGCCGAACATCCTGCTGGTGGGCCCCCTGCCCGGCGACCAGCACCAGGAGATCGTGTTCCCGGTGCTGGCGCCGGACCCGGCCACCGACAGCAGCATCCACTTCGGCAAGTACCAGCTCCACATCGGCGGCAACCGCGGCCGCGGACAGGTGTACCCCACCGGCGAGAAGTCCAACAACGCCGTGTTCACAGCTTCCGCAGCCGGCACCGTGGCGTCGATCACCCCGGCTGACGGCGGCGGCACCGTGGTGGAGATCAGCACCGCCGATGGCTCCAGCGTGAGCGAAACCATCCCGGCGGGCCCCACCGTCACCGCCGCGGTGGGGGATGTGGTGGCCGCCGGTGCTGCACTCACCAACGACCCGAACGTGGGTGGCTTCGGCCAGGTGGATGCCGAGGTGGTGCTGCAGAACCCCGTGCGGATCTACGGCCTGCTCGCCTTCTTCGCGGCCATCGCCGTGGCCCAGATCTTCCTGGTGCTCAAGAAGCGTCAGGTCGAGAAGGTGCAGGCCGCCGAAGGCATCGTCTGA
- the psaJ gene encoding photosystem I reaction center subunit IX, which translates to MKKFLTTAPVFTAIWFTITAGIMIEFNRFFPDLLFHPL; encoded by the coding sequence ATGAAGAAGTTCCTCACCACGGCGCCGGTGTTCACCGCCATCTGGTTCACCATCACCGCCGGCATCATGATCGAATTCAACCGCTTCTTCCCCGACCTGCTGTTCCATCCCCTTTGA
- the petC gene encoding cytochrome b6-f complex iron-sulfur subunit, whose protein sequence is MTQMPASASSGDVPGMGRRQFMNLLTFGSVTGVALGALYPVVNYFIPPKAAGSGGGTAAKDELGNPVTASGWLGGHKEGDRSLVQGLKGDPTYLIVEGDDAIGSYGINAICTHLGCVVPWNSGQNKFICPCHGSQYDATGKVVRGPAPLSLALAHVSVENDNVFLSQWTETDFRNGDKPWWV, encoded by the coding sequence ATGACCCAGATGCCAGCGAGCGCTTCGAGCGGTGATGTGCCCGGAATGGGTCGTCGGCAGTTCATGAACCTGCTGACCTTCGGGTCGGTCACCGGCGTGGCGCTCGGTGCGCTCTACCCGGTGGTGAACTACTTCATCCCCCCCAAGGCCGCGGGCAGCGGCGGCGGCACCGCGGCGAAGGACGAGCTGGGCAATCCCGTCACCGCCAGCGGCTGGCTCGGCGGCCACAAGGAGGGAGACCGCAGCCTGGTGCAGGGTCTCAAGGGCGACCCCACCTACCTGATCGTCGAGGGGGATGACGCCATCGGCAGCTACGGCATCAATGCCATCTGCACCCACCTGGGCTGCGTGGTGCCCTGGAACAGCGGCCAGAACAAGTTCATCTGCCCCTGCCATGGCTCCCAGTACGACGCCACCGGCAAGGTGGTGCGCGGCCCGGCGCCGCTGTCCCTGGCCCTGGCCCACGTGTCGGTCGAGAACGACAACGTGTTTCTGAGCCAGTGGACCGAAACCGACTTCCGCAACGGCGACAAGCCCTGGTGGGTCTGA
- a CDS encoding type IV pilus twitching motility protein PilT, with amino-acid sequence MGPIPPNLEGIVRLAYARNYSDVHAGVGEAPRYRSRGDMLRTGWPVTDQATFTAWLREMLTPAEIDRFLQDKEYDASHTFPFARVRINLMDSMRGPAMVLRLIPKTIASLDDLEMPRVLRDLCARPKGLILVTGPTGCGKSTTLAAMVDWINKTMRRHILTIEDPVEFVHESDQSLIRQREVGHHTKLFHNALRASLREDPDVILIGEIRDRETLATAIEASQTGHLVLGTLHTNSAIKSVERVLGMYPPNEQDQIRRALSESLLGVIAQGLIKTTDGERTAYQDILINTDACRDYIQRAELDEIEEIMRRSRFDGMVTTNQSLQDLVEAGRVSAEDAISHSLKPNELAQALRGRT; translated from the coding sequence ATGGGACCGATCCCTCCCAACCTGGAGGGCATCGTGCGGCTGGCCTACGCCCGCAACTACTCCGATGTGCACGCGGGCGTGGGAGAAGCACCTCGCTACCGCTCCCGGGGCGACATGCTCCGCACCGGCTGGCCGGTGACCGACCAGGCCACCTTCACCGCCTGGCTCCGCGAAATGCTCACCCCAGCGGAAATCGATCGATTTCTTCAGGACAAGGAGTACGACGCGTCCCATACGTTTCCGTTCGCACGCGTTCGGATCAACCTGATGGATTCCATGCGGGGCCCCGCCATGGTGCTGCGGCTGATTCCGAAGACGATTGCCAGCCTCGACGATCTGGAAATGCCGCGGGTGCTGCGGGATCTGTGTGCCAGACCGAAGGGCCTGATCCTGGTCACCGGGCCGACCGGCTGCGGCAAGAGCACCACCTTGGCGGCCATGGTGGACTGGATCAACAAAACCATGAGACGCCACATCCTCACCATCGAGGATCCTGTGGAGTTCGTCCATGAAAGTGATCAGTCACTGATCCGCCAGCGCGAAGTCGGCCACCACACCAAGCTTTTCCACAATGCCCTGAGAGCCTCCCTGCGGGAGGATCCCGATGTGATCCTGATCGGCGAGATCCGCGACCGCGAAACCCTGGCCACCGCCATCGAAGCCTCCCAGACCGGCCATCTGGTGCTTGGCACCCTTCACACCAATTCGGCCATCAAGTCAGTGGAACGCGTGCTGGGGATGTATCCCCCCAATGAACAGGACCAGATACGGCGTGCCCTTTCAGAATCGCTGCTCGGGGTGATCGCCCAGGGGCTGATCAAGACCACGGATGGCGAAAGGACGGCCTACCAGGACATCCTGATCAACACCGATGCCTGCAGGGACTACATCCAGAGGGCGGAACTCGATGAGATCGAGGAAATCATGCGGCGCAGCCGCTTCGACGGGATGGTCACCACCAACCAGTCCCTGCAGGATCTGGTGGAGGCCGGCAGAGTGAGCGCGGAGGACGCCATCTCCCACAGCCTCAAGCCGAATGAACTGGCTCAGGCGCTGCGGGGACGTACCTGA
- the lgt gene encoding prolipoprotein diacylglyceryl transferase, translating into MSVLLTFTSPGPLVFQLGPLSLRWYGLLIALAVLAGLMLATRLGRARGIDPALIADLLPLLVLGAVIGARLYYVLLEWRQYADNWTDALAIWRGGIAIHGALIGGAITTILYCRWRRQRFWPLLDVLMPAVALGQAIGRWGNFFNSEAFGLPTQLPWKLRIPLANRPAEFLDQMDFHPTFLYESLWNVGVCVLLLVLFRQGQRGRLALPPGSLSCVYLMAYSAGRIWIEGLRLDPLCLFSEPPFCEGGLRMAQVISLLLIALGGLGLWWLYGRHRPLPDPSGVTP; encoded by the coding sequence TTGAGCGTTCTCCTCACCTTCACCTCCCCCGGGCCCCTGGTGTTCCAGCTGGGCCCGCTCAGCCTGCGCTGGTATGGGCTGCTGATCGCCCTGGCGGTGCTCGCCGGCCTGATGCTGGCCACCCGCCTCGGCCGGGCCCGGGGGATCGATCCGGCCCTGATCGCCGATCTGCTGCCCCTGCTGGTGCTGGGGGCGGTGATCGGCGCCCGCCTCTACTACGTGCTGCTGGAGTGGCGCCAGTACGCCGACAACTGGACCGACGCCCTGGCCATCTGGCGGGGTGGCATCGCCATCCACGGTGCCCTGATCGGCGGTGCCATCACCACGATCCTCTATTGCCGCTGGCGGCGCCAGCGCTTCTGGCCCCTGCTGGATGTGCTGATGCCGGCCGTGGCCCTGGGCCAGGCGATCGGCCGCTGGGGCAACTTCTTCAATTCCGAGGCCTTCGGCCTGCCCACCCAGCTGCCCTGGAAGCTGCGGATCCCCCTGGCCAACCGTCCGGCCGAGTTCCTCGATCAGATGGATTTCCACCCCACCTTTCTCTACGAATCGCTCTGGAATGTGGGGGTGTGCGTGCTGTTGCTGGTGCTGTTTCGCCAGGGCCAGCGCGGACGGCTTGCGCTGCCGCCGGGCAGCCTGAGCTGTGTGTATCTGATGGCCTACAGCGCCGGGCGCATCTGGATTGAGGGACTGCGCCTCGACCCCCTCTGCCTGTTCTCCGAGCCCCCGTTCTGTGAGGGCGGCCTGCGCATGGCCCAGGTGATCAGCCTGCTGCTGATCGCCCTGGGGGGTCTGGGTCTCTGGTGGCTCTACGGCCGCCATCGGCCCCTGCCCGACCCCAGTGGGGTGACCCCTTGA
- the gmk gene encoding guanylate kinase, which yields MARLTVITGPSGVGKGTLVAGLLRRHPEIWLSVSATTRAPRPGETEGETYFFLSRELFEQQVAAGGFLEWAEFAGNLYGTPRQPVEERLAAGCPVLLEIELEGARQVRHTFPAGFQLFIKPPSFAELERRIRGRGTDSEEAIQRRLQRARVELAAEAEFDATLINDDLAVSLEQLEQQLGLR from the coding sequence ATGGCCCGTCTCACCGTGATCACCGGACCGAGCGGGGTTGGCAAGGGCACCCTGGTGGCCGGCCTGCTGCGCCGTCACCCCGAGATCTGGCTGTCCGTGTCGGCCACCACGCGGGCACCGCGACCCGGTGAAACCGAGGGGGAGACCTATTTCTTCCTCAGTCGGGAGCTGTTCGAGCAGCAGGTGGCGGCCGGGGGGTTCCTGGAGTGGGCCGAATTCGCCGGAAATCTCTATGGCACGCCCCGGCAGCCCGTCGAGGAGCGGCTGGCGGCGGGCTGTCCGGTTCTCCTGGAGATCGAGCTCGAGGGAGCGCGGCAGGTGCGCCACACCTTTCCCGCCGGGTTTCAGCTGTTCATCAAGCCGCCTTCCTTTGCGGAGCTGGAACGCCGCATCCGTGGGCGGGGCACCGACAGTGAGGAGGCGATCCAGCGGCGGCTGCAGCGGGCCCGGGTGGAATTGGCGGCTGAAGCGGAGTTCGACGCCACCTTGATCAACGATGACCTGGCGGTGTCCTTGGAGCAGCTGGAGCAGCAGCTGGGCCTGCGCTGA
- a CDS encoding NFACT family protein, whose translation MASLQTLDVTSLKAVLAEWRPLLLPSRLEKAQQADPCTIQLALRHLQGVQWLALSWQAEAARVHAIDPPPRQGAGSTLAQQLQHGLGGLALVEIHQPGWERVVELGFARRPGEPPRRWLVAELMGRHSNLLLLEPDGRGGRQVVALGRQVRGRQSRLRPIATGDPYQAPPPLAGDPPDRQTSMARWQQQVALLPLPLEQALRAAYQGISPALARQLAPGPWLRQPVGDLEPRQWESLWQRWQAWLEAVESERFGWRREGDGYRCWCLREEVGAPGPAVASRDGESAGPSPMPINTALARYYGNWLASQAFQRQQHQLQQQLQRLLERETGQASAQQALLDAVPESEALQRQADALLSQRQPSRACIAAAQKLYQQARKRRRSVASISARLEHHRHRLAWLEASLTFLEQAGSLEELAALGQDLDDHLHPPGGPGAAARRSPPSGRSGEPRPLELRSPNGLCLQVGRNHRQNEWVVFRQARRGDLWFHAQELPGSHVVLRSSEQVAEEADLQAAADLAAHFSRGRGNRRVPVVMAPTDQLQRIPGAAPGTVRHRSAEVMWGNPERALTLLAAQQP comes from the coding sequence ATGGCGAGCCTGCAGACCCTGGATGTCACCAGCCTCAAGGCCGTGCTTGCCGAGTGGCGGCCGCTGCTGCTGCCGAGCCGGCTGGAGAAGGCGCAACAGGCCGATCCGTGCACGATCCAGCTGGCCCTGCGCCACCTGCAGGGTGTCCAGTGGCTGGCCCTGAGCTGGCAGGCCGAGGCCGCGCGGGTGCACGCCATCGATCCGCCGCCGCGGCAGGGCGCCGGCAGCACCCTGGCCCAGCAGCTGCAGCACGGCCTGGGAGGCCTCGCCCTCGTCGAGATCCATCAGCCCGGCTGGGAGCGGGTGGTGGAGCTGGGGTTCGCGCGCCGCCCCGGCGAGCCGCCCCGGCGCTGGCTGGTGGCCGAGCTCATGGGCCGCCACAGCAACCTGCTCCTGCTGGAGCCGGATGGCCGCGGCGGCCGCCAGGTGGTGGCCCTGGGCCGGCAGGTGCGCGGCCGGCAGTCGCGGCTTCGACCAATCGCCACCGGCGATCCTTACCAGGCCCCGCCACCGCTGGCTGGCGATCCCCCGGACCGCCAGACCTCCATGGCGCGCTGGCAGCAGCAGGTGGCCCTGCTGCCCCTGCCCCTGGAGCAGGCCCTGCGTGCGGCCTACCAGGGCATCAGTCCGGCCCTGGCCCGCCAGCTGGCGCCGGGCCCCTGGCTGCGGCAGCCGGTGGGGGATCTGGAGCCCCGGCAGTGGGAGAGCCTGTGGCAGCGGTGGCAGGCGTGGCTGGAAGCCGTGGAGAGCGAGCGCTTCGGCTGGCGCCGGGAGGGCGACGGTTACCGGTGCTGGTGCCTCCGCGAGGAGGTCGGCGCCCCCGGGCCGGCGGTGGCGTCGCGGGATGGGGAGTCAGCAGGCCCGTCCCCCATGCCGATCAACACCGCTCTCGCCCGCTACTACGGCAACTGGCTGGCCAGCCAGGCGTTCCAGCGGCAGCAGCACCAGCTCCAGCAGCAGCTGCAACGGCTGCTGGAGAGGGAAACAGGGCAGGCCAGCGCCCAGCAGGCGCTGCTGGATGCCGTGCCGGAAAGCGAGGCCCTGCAGCGCCAGGCCGATGCCCTGCTGAGCCAGCGCCAGCCCAGCCGCGCCTGCATCGCCGCAGCCCAGAAGCTGTACCAGCAGGCCCGCAAGCGCCGCCGCTCGGTGGCCTCCATCAGCGCACGGCTGGAGCACCATCGCCATCGCCTGGCCTGGCTCGAAGCCAGCCTCACGTTTCTGGAGCAGGCCGGCAGCCTCGAGGAGCTCGCGGCCCTGGGCCAGGACCTCGACGACCACCTCCATCCCCCCGGCGGCCCCGGCGCGGCTGCCCGGCGCTCGCCGCCATCGGGCCGGAGCGGCGAGCCCAGACCTCTGGAACTGCGCAGCCCCAACGGGCTCTGCCTGCAGGTGGGGCGCAACCACCGCCAGAACGAATGGGTCGTGTTCCGGCAGGCACGGCGCGGCGACCTGTGGTTCCACGCCCAGGAACTGCCGGGCAGCCACGTGGTGCTGCGCAGCTCGGAGCAGGTGGCCGAGGAGGCCGATCTCCAGGCCGCGGCCGATCTGGCTGCCCATTTCAGCCGCGGCCGCGGCAACCGCAGGGTGCCGGTGGTGATGGCGCCCACCGACCAGCTGCAACGGATTCCAGGGGCGGCCCCCGGCACCGTGCGGCACCGGAGTGCCGAGGTGATGTGGGGCAACCCCGAACGGGCTCTTACCCTGCTGGCAGCACAGCAGCCATGA
- the tatC gene encoding twin-arginine translocase subunit TatC produces MTDSAREDPSGLEPPPPIRIDRPPAVEERHSEAGGDFPGEVEMSLVDHLEELRRRILRSLLALLVGAALCLAFVKPLVRLLEVPADGIRFLQLAPGEFLFVSLKVAGYAGLTLALPYILYEGLAFVLPGLTRRERRLVAPAVAGSAVLFAAGLAFAWWALVPAALRFLVSYGADVVEPSWSIERYLDFVLLLMVATALAFQLPVLQLLLGALGLVRARAMLAAWRWVVLLAALGGAVLTPSTDPVTMLLLTGAITGLYLAGVGLVALAERLRG; encoded by the coding sequence ATGACCGACAGCGCCCGCGAGGATCCTTCAGGCCTGGAGCCACCGCCGCCGATCCGGATCGACCGGCCCCCCGCTGTGGAGGAACGTCATTCCGAAGCGGGGGGTGACTTCCCCGGCGAGGTGGAGATGAGCCTGGTGGACCATCTCGAGGAGCTGCGCCGGCGGATCCTGCGCAGCCTGCTGGCCCTGTTGGTGGGGGCGGCCCTGTGCCTGGCCTTCGTGAAGCCGCTGGTGCGGTTGCTGGAGGTGCCGGCCGATGGCATCCGCTTCCTGCAGCTCGCCCCCGGGGAGTTTCTGTTCGTGTCGCTGAAGGTGGCCGGCTACGCCGGTCTCACCCTGGCCCTGCCCTACATCCTCTACGAGGGGCTGGCCTTCGTGCTGCCGGGGCTGACCCGGCGGGAGCGACGCCTGGTGGCCCCAGCCGTGGCGGGCTCGGCCGTGCTCTTTGCCGCGGGGCTGGCCTTCGCCTGGTGGGCCCTGGTGCCGGCGGCCCTGCGCTTCCTGGTGAGCTACGGCGCCGATGTGGTGGAGCCGAGCTGGTCGATCGAGCGCTACCTCGATTTCGTGCTGCTGCTGATGGTGGCCACTGCCCTGGCTTTCCAGCTGCCGGTGCTGCAGCTGCTGCTGGGAGCTCTCGGCCTGGTGCGGGCCAGGGCCATGCTCGCGGCCTGGCGCTGGGTGGTGCTGCTCGCGGCCCTGGGGGGAGCGGTGCTCACGCCCTCCACCGACCCGGTGACCATGCTGCTGCTCACCGGAGCGATCACGGGGCTCTACCTGGCGGGGGTGGGCCTGGTGGCCCTGGCGGAGCGCCTGCGCGGCTAG
- a CDS encoding DUF3067 family protein: MDSSPPLTAEELLSLLRSRWQASYDLQLVQRRGRLYLQVMWAYLEQQSFPLSADVYTAKLDQMAGLLNGLGVAAQVRRWLQTTADKPRLGRALGLPLELPPERASEFLL; encoded by the coding sequence GTGGATTCCTCCCCCCCGCTCACTGCCGAGGAGTTGCTCTCCCTGCTGCGCAGCCGCTGGCAGGCCAGCTACGACCTCCAGCTGGTGCAGCGCCGTGGTCGCCTGTATCTGCAGGTGATGTGGGCCTACCTCGAGCAGCAGTCGTTCCCGCTTTCCGCGGACGTCTACACCGCCAAGCTGGACCAGATGGCCGGGCTGCTCAACGGCCTCGGCGTGGCTGCCCAGGTGCGCCGCTGGCTGCAGACCACCGCCGACAAGCCGCGGCTGGGCCGGGCGCTGGGCCTGCCGCTGGAACTGCCGCCGGAGCGGGCCAGCGAGTTCCTGCTCTAG
- the wecB gene encoding non-hydrolyzing UDP-N-acetylglucosamine 2-epimerase — protein sequence MTEPPGRKPLVSIVLGTRPEAIKLAPVILAFQQAADFHTRVVLTGQHREMVSQVMELFGLRADHDLALMAPQQTLTHITCAALEGLRLEFAQHRPDLVLVQGDTTTAFASALAAFYEQIPVGHVEAGLRTDNIFDPFPEEANRRLISQLALLHFAPTEQSAANCRTSGVMGRILTTGNTVIDALLRMAERAPSLALEGLDWQRQRVILATVHRRENWGERLQEIGRGFLAVLERFPDTALLLPLHRNPTVREPLQALLGDHPRAFLTEPLDYDQLVAAMRGCTLVLSDSGGLQEEAPALGKPVLVLRRTTERPEAIEAGTAKLIGTASADILAEASTLLTDAAAYEAMARAHNPFGDGLASGRIVEAAREFLSASAG from the coding sequence TTGACCGAGCCTCCTGGGCGCAAGCCCCTCGTGAGCATCGTGCTGGGCACCCGGCCTGAGGCGATCAAGCTGGCGCCGGTGATCCTGGCCTTCCAGCAGGCCGCCGACTTCCACACCCGGGTGGTGCTCACGGGGCAGCACCGCGAGATGGTGAGCCAGGTGATGGAGCTGTTCGGCCTTCGTGCCGATCACGATCTGGCCCTGATGGCGCCGCAGCAGACCCTCACCCACATCACCTGTGCGGCCCTGGAGGGGCTCCGGCTGGAATTTGCTCAGCACCGGCCCGACCTGGTGCTCGTGCAGGGGGACACCACCACGGCCTTTGCCTCGGCCCTGGCCGCCTTCTATGAACAGATCCCGGTGGGACACGTGGAGGCGGGCCTGCGCACCGACAACATCTTCGATCCCTTCCCGGAGGAGGCCAACCGGCGCCTGATCTCCCAGCTGGCCCTGCTCCACTTCGCGCCGACCGAACAGTCCGCCGCCAACTGCCGGACCTCGGGCGTGATGGGCCGCATCCTCACCACGGGCAACACCGTGATCGATGCCCTGCTGCGCATGGCGGAGCGGGCGCCCTCCCTGGCCCTGGAGGGTCTGGACTGGCAGCGCCAGCGGGTGATCCTCGCCACGGTGCACCGGCGCGAGAACTGGGGGGAGCGCCTCCAGGAGATCGGCCGGGGCTTCCTGGCCGTGCTGGAGCGCTTTCCCGACACCGCCCTGCTGCTGCCCCTGCACCGCAATCCCACGGTGCGGGAGCCGCTGCAGGCGCTGCTGGGCGATCATCCCCGGGCCTTCCTCACCGAGCCCCTCGACTACGACCAGCTGGTGGCGGCGATGCGGGGCTGCACCCTGGTGCTCAGTGATTCCGGTGGTCTGCAGGAGGAGGCACCGGCCCTCGGCAAGCCGGTGCTGGTGCTGCGCCGCACCACGGAACGGCCGGAGGCCATCGAAGCCGGCACGGCCAAGCTGATCGGCACCGCCAGCGCCGACATCCTCGCCGAGGCGTCGACCCTGCTCACCGATGCCGCCGCCTATGAGGCGATGGCCCGGGCCCACAACCCGTTCGGGGATGGCCTGGCCAGCGGGCGCATCGTGGAGGCCGCGCGGGAGTTCCTCTCCGCTTCAGCAGGCTGA
- a CDS encoding high light inducible protein: MASADPDTASDSAAEPAAGSPSHEPVSPDELNAWRRGFTPQAEIWNGRLAMLGLSVGLTVLVLARLAFH, from the coding sequence ATGGCCTCTGCAGATCCGGACACCGCCAGCGACTCGGCCGCAGAGCCGGCCGCCGGGAGCCCCAGCCACGAACCCGTCAGTCCTGACGAGCTCAATGCCTGGAGGCGGGGCTTCACGCCCCAGGCCGAGATCTGGAACGGCCGCCTGGCCATGCTGGGCCTCTCCGTGGGCCTCACCGTGCTGGTGCTGGCCCGCCTGGCGTTCCACTGA
- the tsaD gene encoding tRNA (adenosine(37)-N6)-threonylcarbamoyltransferase complex transferase subunit TsaD produces the protein MPTVLALETSCDESAAAIVRDRTVLASAVASQVEEHARWGGVVPEIASRRHVEALPGLIARVSGDCGLGAGDVDAIAATAAPGLLGALLVASVTGRTLARLHGKPFLGIHHLEGHLCSVQLGEPLPPGPYLVLLVSGGHTELIRVDGPGAYTRLGRSHDDAAGEAFDKVARLLNLGYPGGPAIQAVSAAGDPQRFPLPKGRVSRPEGGFHPYDFSFSGLKTAMLRLVRQLEQRGEPLPLADLAASFEQVVAEVLVERSCRCAVDQQLRTLVLVGGVAANRRLRELLAERADRDGLAWRVAPLPYCTDNAAMIAVAACERLVAGQRSPGALGVAARWPLERAGELYGPAPCF, from the coding sequence ATGCCGACGGTTCTGGCCCTCGAAACAAGTTGTGACGAGTCAGCGGCTGCGATTGTGCGCGATCGCACCGTGCTCGCCAGTGCCGTGGCGTCCCAGGTGGAGGAGCACGCCCGCTGGGGCGGGGTGGTGCCTGAGATCGCCTCCCGGCGCCATGTGGAGGCCCTGCCCGGCCTGATTGCGCGCGTCAGTGGCGACTGCGGCCTCGGGGCCGGCGACGTGGACGCCATCGCCGCCACGGCGGCGCCCGGTCTGCTCGGTGCCCTGCTGGTGGCTTCCGTGACCGGCCGCACCCTGGCCCGTCTGCATGGCAAGCCCTTCCTGGGCATCCACCACCTGGAGGGGCATCTCTGCTCGGTGCAGCTGGGCGAGCCCCTGCCGCCGGGCCCCTATCTGGTGCTGCTGGTGAGCGGCGGCCATACCGAGCTGATCCGGGTGGATGGCCCCGGGGCCTACACGCGGCTCGGCCGCAGCCATGACGATGCGGCCGGCGAGGCGTTCGACAAGGTCGCTCGCCTCCTGAACCTCGGCTACCCCGGGGGGCCGGCGATCCAGGCCGTGTCCGCCGCGGGGGATCCCCAGCGCTTTCCCCTGCCCAAGGGCCGGGTGTCACGGCCGGAGGGGGGATTCCATCCCTACGACTTCAGCTTCAGCGGCCTGAAGACCGCGATGCTGCGCCTGGTGCGCCAGCTGGAGCAGCGCGGGGAGCCCCTGCCCCTGGCCGATCTGGCCGCGAGCTTCGAGCAGGTGGTGGCGGAGGTGCTGGTGGAGCGCAGCTGCCGCTGCGCCGTGGATCAGCAGCTGCGCACTCTGGTGCTGGTGGGCGGGGTGGCGGCGAACCGGCGCCTGCGGGAGCTGCTGGCGGAGCGCGCCGACCGCGATGGCCTGGCCTGGCGCGTCGCCCCCCTGCCCTACTGCACCGACAACGCCGCGATGATCGCCGTGGCGGCCTGCGAGCGACTGGTCGCCGGGCAGAGGAGTCCCGGGGCTCTGGGCGTGGCCGCCCGCTGGCCGCTGGAGCGGGCCGGTGAGCTCTACGGCCCCGCGCCTTGCTTCTAA
- a CDS encoding Photosystem I reaction center subunit III, translating into MRRLFPRLCAVLLSAFLLFGFAPVAKADASVAGLTPCAESPRFQQRAAGAKTDQAKARFEMYGQALCGTDGLPHLIVDGRWSHAGDFIIPGIAFLYIAGCIGWAGRGYLMAIRGSKDATMKEIQIDLPLAFKSTLAAASWPLAAFSEFSGKKLTEADNKITVSPR; encoded by the coding sequence ATGCGACGTCTTTTCCCCCGCCTGTGCGCGGTTCTGCTCTCGGCCTTCCTGCTGTTCGGCTTCGCGCCCGTGGCCAAGGCTGACGCCTCGGTGGCCGGCCTCACTCCCTGCGCCGAGAGTCCACGCTTCCAACAGCGGGCCGCCGGCGCCAAGACCGACCAGGCCAAGGCCCGCTTCGAGATGTACGGCCAGGCCCTCTGCGGCACCGACGGCCTGCCCCACCTGATCGTGGATGGCCGCTGGAGCCACGCCGGTGACTTCATCATCCCGGGCATCGCCTTCCTGTACATCGCCGGTTGCATCGGCTGGGCCGGCCGCGGCTACCTGATGGCGATCCGTGGCAGCAAGGACGCCACCATGAAGGAGATCCAGATTGATCTGCCCCTCGCCTTCAAGAGCACCCTCGCCGCAGCAAGCTGGCCGCTGGCCGCCTTCAGCGAGTTCTCGGGCAAGAAGCTCACCGAAGCCGACAACAAGATCACGGTGTCACCCCGCTGA